The Sulfurimonas hydrogeniphila genome includes a window with the following:
- the coaD gene encoding pantetheine-phosphate adenylyltransferase yields MKSRKIALYPGTFDPITNGHFDIIERAKNLFDEVIVAVAQSKDKNPMFSLEQRIKMVEIAVKDIKDVRVTGFNNLTIDLAHEHDARVLIRGLRAVSDFEYELQLGYLNNSLDENIETVYLMPKLKHAFISSSIVRNLLKFNGKTDHLLPKEVQQVIGSLR; encoded by the coding sequence TTGAAGAGTCGTAAAATCGCTTTATACCCGGGGACATTTGATCCGATAACAAATGGACATTTTGATATTATCGAACGTGCAAAAAATTTATTTGATGAAGTGATTGTCGCTGTTGCTCAGTCAAAAGACAAAAATCCCATGTTTAGCCTCGAGCAAAGAATAAAAATGGTCGAAATTGCCGTCAAAGACATCAAAGATGTCCGTGTTACAGGTTTTAACAACCTTACTATAGATCTGGCACACGAACATGATGCAAGGGTGCTTATACGAGGGCTTCGTGCTGTAAGTGACTTTGAATACGAGTTGCAACTCGGCTATCTCAACAACTCCCTTGATGAAAACATAGAAACAGTCTATTTGATGCCAAAACTCAAACATGCTTTTATCAGTTCTTCTATTGTCAGGAATCTTTTAAAGTTTAACGGAAAAACAGATCACCTCTTACCAAAAGAGGTACAGCAGGTTATAGGGAGTCTGCGCTGA
- a CDS encoding UbiX family flavin prenyltransferase has product MKKRKIVVASSGASGVNLGLKIIQLLPESVEKHFIMTENSEKVLVHEMSNVTAHNNKNIAASVASGSFGVDAMIIAPCSMNTLAKIACGISDNLITRCAAVVIKEQKKLILAPREMPFSAINLENMHKLASLGIIIAPPVMAYYSKQQTLDEMENFLIGKWFDLLEIENSLYKRWQIEES; this is encoded by the coding sequence ATGAAAAAAAGAAAAATAGTAGTTGCAAGCAGTGGGGCCAGTGGTGTGAACCTTGGTCTGAAAATCATTCAGCTTCTTCCTGAATCTGTTGAAAAACATTTTATCATGACAGAAAATTCAGAAAAAGTACTTGTACATGAAATGAGTAATGTCACTGCCCATAATAATAAAAACATTGCAGCCTCTGTTGCATCAGGCTCTTTTGGGGTTGATGCTATGATTATCGCACCGTGTTCTATGAATACACTGGCAAAAATAGCCTGTGGAATTTCGGACAACTTGATTACACGGTGCGCTGCAGTTGTAATCAAAGAACAGAAAAAGCTTATTTTAGCACCGAGAGAGATGCCTTTTTCTGCCATTAATTTAGAGAATATGCATAAACTTGCAAGCCTGGGCATCATTATTGCGCCGCCTGTTATGGCATATTATTCAAAGCAGCAGACACTTGATGAAATGGAAAATTTTCTCATTGGCAAATGGTTTGATTTACTGGAAATTGAAAACAGTTTATATAAAAGGTGGCAAATTGAAGAGTCGTAA